Proteins encoded within one genomic window of Eurosta solidaginis isolate ZX-2024a chromosome 1, ASM4086904v1, whole genome shotgun sequence:
- the Etfb gene encoding electron transfer flavoprotein subunit beta, protein MARVLVGVKRVIDYAVKIRVKPDKTGVVTEGVKHSMNPFDEIAVEEAIKMKEKKLAAEVIAVSVGPTQSQEVLRTALAMGADRGVHVEVSGKDYDLLQPLHVSKILAKLALDEKADLVILGKQAIDDDSNQTAQMTAAVLDWPQGTFCNKIEKSDTGLTIKREIDGGLETIKTKVPAVLSADLRLNTPRYATLPNIMKAKKKPIKKTTPKDLGVDIAPRIDIISVEEPPVRQAGAVVPDVDALVSKLKEGGHI, encoded by the coding sequence ATACGCGTGAAGCCCGACAAAACAGGTGTTGTAACCGAAGGCGTTAAACACTCCATGAACCCATTCGACGAGATCGCGGTTGAGGAAGCTATTAAAATGAAGGAAAAAAAACTTGCTGCTGAAGTAATCGCCGTCTCTGTGGGTCCAACACAATCACAAGAAGTACTACGTACTGCCCTGGCAATGGGTGCTGATCGTGGTGTTCATGTTGAAGTATCCGGCAAAGATTACGATTTGTTGCAACCATTACATGTCTCAAAAATACTGGCTAAATTAGCCTTGGATGAGAAAGCGGATCTGGTAATATTGGGCAAGCAAGCTATTGATGATGATAGTAATCAGACGGCACAGATGACTGCTGCAGTGCTGGATTGGCCTCAGGGCacgttttgtaataaaattgaaaagagCGATACAGGTTTGACTATCAAGCGTGAAATTGATGGTGGCCTAGAAACGATAAAAACTAAAGTTCCCGCTGTGTTAAGCGCCGATTTGCGTTTGAATACACCACGGTATGCAACGTTGCCAAATATTATGAAAGCCAAGAAAAAGCCCATAAAAAAAACGACACCTAAAGACTTGGGAGTTGATATAGCACCACGCATTGATATTATCTCGGTTGAAGAACCACCCGTACGTCAAGCAGGTGCTGTGGTACCAGATGTAGATGCTCTCGTTAGCAAACTTAAAGAAGGTGGACatatttaa
- the Drice gene encoding caspase, which yields MSVSEDQVGTTNDLTDAFGSLNSSSSGAQVGGSSYYTGAGGNAVGASGSGAIGQLANGYGSSYHSYTARMVTDRHAAEYNMRHKNRGMALIFNHENFEVPTLKSRAGTNVDCDNLARVLKQLDFDVKVFKDCSLKLLKQHVEWAGQQDHRDNDCILIAILSHGELGYIYAKDVQYKLDQIWAYFTPQHCPSLGGKPKLFFIQACQGDRLDPGVTMKRAGQTETDGESSMSYKIPLHADFLIAYSTIPGFYSWRNTTRGSWFMQSLCAELAANGKRLDILTLLTFVCQRVAVDFESCTPDNPDMHQQKQIPCITTMLTRILRFSDKTALR from the coding sequence ATGAGCGTCTCCGAAGATCAAGTGGGTACAACTAACGATTTAACAGACGCTTTCGGATCGCTTAACTCTTCTTCGTCCGGTGCTCAAGTTGGTGGTAGTAGTTATTATACTGGAGCCGGTGGCAACGCTGTAGGTGCTTCAGGTAGTGGTGCTATCGGTCAATTAGCTAATGGTTATGGCAGTAGTTATCATAGTTACACTGCACGCATGGTAACGGACCGTCATGCAGCTGAATATAATATGCGGCACAAGAATCGTGGAATGGCACTAATTTTCAACCACGAAAATTTTGAGGTGCCCACATTGAAATCTCGTGCAGGCACCAATGTTGATTGTGACAATTTAGCTCGTGTGCTCAAGCAACTGGATTTTGATGTAAAAGTTTTCAAAGATTGCAGCTTGAAACTATTGAAGCAACATGTGGAATGGGCTGGACAACAGGATCATCGTGACAATGACTGCATTTTAATTGCAATACTCTCACATGGCGAACTGGGATATATCTATGCGAAGGATGTTCAATATAAATTAGATCAAATATGGGCATACTTTACACCACAGCACTGCCCTAGCTTGGGTGGTAAaccgaaattatttttcatacaagCTTGTCAAGGTGACCGACTCGATCCGGGTGTAACAATGAAACGTGCAGGCCAAACTGAGACCGATGGTGAATCGTCGATGAGCTACAAAATTCCCTTGCATGCAGACTTTTTGATTGCTTACTCAACCATACCTGGTTTCTATTCCTGGCGGAACACTACACGTGGATCTTGGTTTATGCAATCACTATGCGCCGAGTTGGCAGCCAATGGTAAACGTTTGGATATTCTCACTTTATTGACGTTTGTGTGCCAGCGTGTGGCTGTTGACTTTGAATCTTGTACGCCAGATAACCCAGATATGCACCAACAAAAGCAGATTCCATGCATTACCACAATGCTTACTCGAATTCTACGTTTCAGTGATAAAACAGCATTGCGATAA